GACCAAGGAAATCAGCCTTTCCGTTCCACTCGAAGAGACGGAAGCGGTCTTACTGAGCGACTCCAGACTGAGCGACATCGACGACGTCCAGCCGTTCGTCCAGGCGCGGTTCGAGAACTGACCGGCGGCTCACGTCCGCTCCTTCGACTTCTCTGCGTTTTGGCTGCACACACCTCAGCCTCGCTTTTCGGAACGATTCGTCGGGACCGTTCGTCCGATTCGGCTTGTCGGCTTCCCAGCGTCGCGTTCGGACCCCCTTGTTTCGACTCGAGTCCGCTTGCAGATCGCGAAAGAGCTACGAGATGCGAACACTCTGCGTCTCGAGTCGCGACGGATATCCGAGGAGAGAGGAATGCAGCGGTTGATTCAGGATTCAGTTTCGATACCGGCCAATCGCGACCGTGGCCCCGGCTCCGGCACTGGCGATACCGACGATGCCGGCGAGCTCACCGTCCAGTCCGGGACCAGCGGTGTCTGGACCGGCGGGCGTCGGTGTCGTTGCCGGTGTCGGTCCCTGCAGCGACGCGCTCGAGGGTGACGTCGGAGCGAGCATCCCGCCGAGGATCTTGTCGAATGTCAGGCGCACGTGGCCGAGCCACGGGATCCGGAACATGGCTTTGCCCGTGACCCACTCGGGTTTGACGATGTCGCTAATGCCGTTTCCGTACTGATCGTATCCGCCGTTGGCGTCTCCCTTCGTAACGAACCCGGCGTGCTCTGCGGGACAGGTCGCGACCTCGTTGCAGGTCGCGTCGCCGACGATTTCCTCGCTGGCTTTGGTATCGACCCAGTGTTCACCTTCTTCGACCCAGAAGTGGGCGCGATGGATCACCGGTGTTTCCGCTGGATTGCCGTTTGGTCGGTAGATTATCACGTCGCCGGGATTGCCGAACTTCTCGTAGCTGCTCTCCTGGCCGTTCTCGAGAGTGACGACACCGGTTCCGGCGACGGCGTTGTCACCGGCGAATCGGCCCTCGTCTGCGACGAAGATCAGATCTCCTTTGTGCATGTTCGGTTCCATGCTGCCGCTCTCGACGGCGACGAGTGGGGGCCAGATACCGCTGACGCCGAACAGGAGGAGGCCAACGACGGCGACGATGGCGACGCTACTCAGGATATCCCGCGCCACCATGACGGTCTCGTCGTCGGTTCTGAGGAACCAGCGGAGGACCCCGTCGTCGTCGATCGTCACGCCGTCGGCGTCGGAATCGGGGGCGTCCCGGGATGGTGTCTCGGATGCAGGCGGCGTTCGTGAACTGCCGGCGCTTCGATCCTGCGTACGATCGTCGTCGCCGGAATCGTCCGGGGGTTTCCCGGCGCTAGAACCGCTCATCGTCACTCATTTTGCCGGGCCGCGCAATCAACTTTCTGTTCGCTGGGGAGCGTTCTCTCCGATCGTCTCACGGGCCGCGTTCCCCGGCGGCCATTCCGAACAGCACGAGCGCGATTACGCCTGTCGCGACGAAGGTAACTGTCGGTCCCACCCCAGTCGCTGCGCCCGCCGAACCGACCGCCAGTCGAACCCCTCCGACCATCGGAGCCCGAATCATCGCTTTCCCGGTAACCCAGTTGGGGCTGACGATCGTCGTGTCCGCCCCCGAACGCGGCAGTTGGTCGTAGCCGGAATTGGCGTCGCCTTTCGTGACGAATCCGTCGTGGGGTGCCGGGCAGGTGACAATATCGTTGCAGGTCGCGCCATTCAGCGAACCGGGATCGGCTTTGGTCTCGACCCATCGTTCGCCTTTTTCGACCCAGAAGTGGGCCCGATGAATCGTCGGCGTCTTCGTCGGATCGCCGTTCGGCACGAAGACGATGACGTCGCCGGAACTGGCGAATTTCTCGTGGCCGCTTGCTCGCCCGCTTTCGAGGGTGGCGATGCCGGTTTCGGCGACGGCATTCTCGCCGGCGAACCGATCGTCATCGACGACGAAGACGAGGTCCCCCTCCCGGATGTTCGGCTCCATGCTACCGCTCTCGACGGCGACGAACGGCGGCCACGTCCCGCTGACGCCGAATAGGAGGAGTCCGACGACTGTGATGACTCCGAGACACATCACGGTATCTCGACACGCAGTGACTCGCCAGTCGTCGGTCTCGAGCAGCCAGCGGCCGACGCCGTCCTCGATCGCCGGCTCACCGTCGTTGCGGGTTGCGCGCTTGTGATCGTCACCGCTCACTCGGTCTCGCGTTCCGGGGTTAGATGCCCGGTCGTCACGTTCGGGCACGCGGTCACGCGATTCGGGCGCGCGGCTCCCGGGTTCGTCTCGCCGAGACGGCTCCGGCCCCGAGCGTTCGTCGCGGGTTCCAGATCGGTTGTCGTCCTGCTCGCCGCCGTCAGGACCGTCCATTGGGGATCGGTTTCTCCGTCCTCGGTATCAACTTTCCGGCGCACCTTGAGTTTGTGACAGGGAGTTCGCGATCCCTGTCGATTCCACCACCGTGGAACCGCCCGTCGCGAACGGGGGATCCGCTACCCTTTTGCCCTCGCTCACGAATGCGAGAGGTGTGCCACTCGAGGCCTCCGCTCGGATCGTCGGCGAACTCACGAGCCGCGGGTACAACGCTGAACGCGAGGCGGTGACGCGGCTCGCCGCGGCCGAGGACCCGACTGCGGCGCTCGAGCGCGTCCTCGAGAAAATTTCCGACGACACGCTGGTCGTCCGTACCGAACACGTGGAGACGGCTTTACCGATGGCCGATACGGGTTCGACGGGGGCCGGGACTGTCCCTGTCGCTGCCACTGGGGACGAGCCCTCGCCGGCCGACTCAACCTCCTCTGTTTCGACTGGAGCCGAGATGTCACAGGAAGGCAAACCGGCTGGCCGATCTCCAGTTGAAGCGGGGGGGTCTTCATCAGCCGACCGGTCCGCTGATCCCGCCCAGCGATCGCTCGAGATCGTCGGGGATATGACGGGCCAGAGTACGGGGACGGGCGAGTACAGCGATTTCGTCTCCGTCTTCCGCGATCGGCTCGATCGACTGGGAGCGAAACTGCGGAGCCGGATCAATCACCGCCCGGCGACGGCTATCCAAGACATGCCGGGCGGCAGCGAGGTGGCGATGGTCGGACTGGTCAACGATATCCGATCGACCGCCAGTGGTCACTGGCTGATCGAACTCGAGGACGCGACTGGAACCTTCCCCTGGCTGGTGATGAAAGACAGGGACTATGCCGACCTGGTCGAGGAACTGCTCTGCGACGAGGTGCTGGCGATGGAGGGGACGCTGGCGGACGATTCGGGGATCGCATTCGTCGATTCGATGCATTTTCCGGACGTTCCCCGCACCCACGAGCCGTCAACGGCGGATCGCCACGTGCAGGCGGCGCTGATCAGCGACGTCCACGTCGGCAGTCAGGAGTTCATGGCCGACGCGTGGAACGCCTTCGCCGACTGGCTGCACACCCCGGAGGCCCAACACGTCGAGTACCTGCTGCTCGCGGGCGACATGGTCGAAGGCGTCGGCGTCTACCCCGATCAGGACGATGAACTCGACATCGTCGACATCTACGAGCAGTACGAGGCGTTCAGCGAGCACCTGAAGAAGATCCCCGGAGACATCGAGATCGTCATGATTCCGGGGAACCACGACGCGGTCCGCCTCGCCGAGCCCCAGCCCGGATTCGACGAGGAACTCCGGGAGATCATGTCCGCACATGACCCACAGATCGTGAGCAACCCGTCGATGGTGACTCTCGAGGGTGTCTCCGTCCTGATGTATCACGGCGTCTCACTGGACGAGGTCATCGCGGAACTCCCCGAGGCGAAGGCCAATTACGACGATCCCCACAAGGCGATGTACCACCTTCTCAAGAAGCGCCACGTCGCGCCGCAGTTCGGCGGCCATACTCGACTGGCTCCCGAGGAGAAGGACTACCTCATCATCGACGAGGTGCCTGACATCTTCCATACCGGTCACGTCCACAAGCTCGGCTTCGGCAAGTACCACGACGTGCTCGCGATCAACTCCGGCTGCTGGCAGGCCCAGACGGACTTCCAAAAGAGCGTCAACATCGATCCCGACGCCGGTTTCGCCCCCATCGTCGATCTGGATACGCTCGATGTAACGGTCCAGAAGTTCAGTTGAACGCCGCATCGATCGCTGACAGCGCTACTGCCAGTGACCGCGGTCGCGTCGGCGATCGATGACCGGGATGGTTCTCTCCTCTAGTACCAACTGAAACGATTTACACGCCGATCGCATAGTCCGCGGTTCTCGCTCACGTAGCTCGCTCCGAACCGCGCTACCGTCGTGCGATCGGATGTGCAGTGACTTTCAGTGACTACTATAACCAACAGGTGTGACGGCGGTCGTTACGATGCCTCACCGTCCGCCGCGGCGTCGTCTTGGAGTTCTGTCCGTCGAATTTTCCCGGTGACCGTTTTCGGGAGTTCCTCCCGGAACTCGATCTCGCGTGGGTACTCGTGGGCCGAGAGTTCGTCTCGCACGTGATCGCTGATCTCTTCCTCGAGCCCCTCGGACGGCGTTACCCCCTCGCTAGGGACGATATAGGCCTTCACGATGTTGCCTCGCTCCC
This genomic stretch from Natrinema sp. SYSU A 869 harbors:
- a CDS encoding S26 family signal peptidase yields the protein MSGSSAGKPPDDSGDDDRTQDRSAGSSRTPPASETPSRDAPDSDADGVTIDDDGVLRWFLRTDDETVMVARDILSSVAIVAVVGLLLFGVSGIWPPLVAVESGSMEPNMHKGDLIFVADEGRFAGDNAVAGTGVVTLENGQESSYEKFGNPGDVIIYRPNGNPAETPVIHRAHFWVEEGEHWVDTKASEEIVGDATCNEVATCPAEHAGFVTKGDANGGYDQYGNGISDIVKPEWVTGKAMFRIPWLGHVRLTFDKILGGMLAPTSPSSASLQGPTPATTPTPAGPDTAGPGLDGELAGIVGIASAGAGATVAIGRYRN
- a CDS encoding S26 family signal peptidase; the encoded protein is MDGPDGGEQDDNRSGTRDERSGPEPSRRDEPGSRAPESRDRVPERDDRASNPGTRDRVSGDDHKRATRNDGEPAIEDGVGRWLLETDDWRVTACRDTVMCLGVITVVGLLLFGVSGTWPPFVAVESGSMEPNIREGDLVFVVDDDRFAGENAVAETGIATLESGRASGHEKFASSGDVIVFVPNGDPTKTPTIHRAHFWVEKGERWVETKADPGSLNGATCNDIVTCPAPHDGFVTKGDANSGYDQLPRSGADTTIVSPNWVTGKAMIRAPMVGGVRLAVGSAGAATGVGPTVTFVATGVIALVLFGMAAGERGP
- a CDS encoding DNA-directed DNA polymerase II small subunit, giving the protein MPLEASARIVGELTSRGYNAEREAVTRLAAAEDPTAALERVLEKISDDTLVVRTEHVETALPMADTGSTGAGTVPVAATGDEPSPADSTSSVSTGAEMSQEGKPAGRSPVEAGGSSSADRSADPAQRSLEIVGDMTGQSTGTGEYSDFVSVFRDRLDRLGAKLRSRINHRPATAIQDMPGGSEVAMVGLVNDIRSTASGHWLIELEDATGTFPWLVMKDRDYADLVEELLCDEVLAMEGTLADDSGIAFVDSMHFPDVPRTHEPSTADRHVQAALISDVHVGSQEFMADAWNAFADWLHTPEAQHVEYLLLAGDMVEGVGVYPDQDDELDIVDIYEQYEAFSEHLKKIPGDIEIVMIPGNHDAVRLAEPQPGFDEELREIMSAHDPQIVSNPSMVTLEGVSVLMYHGVSLDEVIAELPEAKANYDDPHKAMYHLLKKRHVAPQFGGHTRLAPEEKDYLIIDEVPDIFHTGHVHKLGFGKYHDVLAINSGCWQAQTDFQKSVNIDPDAGFAPIVDLDTLDVTVQKFS